A portion of the Juglans microcarpa x Juglans regia isolate MS1-56 chromosome 1D, Jm3101_v1.0, whole genome shotgun sequence genome contains these proteins:
- the LOC121254841 gene encoding pentatricopeptide repeat-containing protein ELI1, chloroplastic — MSSTPLFTTPRPPPSTTTTHQSPAVDRLAFLVDKSKSINHLLQVHAVLLRHGLHHHPVLNFKLQRAYSSIGRLDYSLALFERTHNRNVFFWTAIVHGHAQRGLHDQALFYYAQMLIHDVEPNCFTFSSLLKSCPVEPGKALHSQTIRLGFDSDSYVRTGLVDVYARGGDLVSAQQLFDTMPEKSLVSLTAMITCYAKHGELDKARVLFEDMVDRDVVCWNAIIDGYAQNGMPNEALLLFRQMLAARVKPNEVTVLAALSACGQLGALESGRWLHSYIENNRIDVNVHVGTALVDMYSKCGSLEDGRLVFDRIKDKDVVAWNSMIVGYAMHGFSRDALRLFHEMCAVGHHPSAITFIGMLSACSHAGLISEGWRFFNSMKDVYGIEPKIEHYGCMVNLLGRAGHLNEAYLLVKGMKTEPDPVLWGTLLGACRLHGKIALGEEIAEYLVGKNLANSGTYILLSNIYAATGNWQGVARVRTLMKLSGVQKEPGCSSIEVNNMVHEFLAGDRRHPKSKEIYMMLDEINNWLRAHGHAPHTEIVLHDLGEREKEQSLEVHSEKLAIAFGLISTQPGSTIKIVKNLRVCLDCHAVTKLISKITGRKIVMRDRNRFHHFVNGSCSCGDYW, encoded by the coding sequence ATGTCTTCAACCCCACTTTTCACCACCCCACGGCCACCACCGTCCACCACCACTACTCATCAATCCCCAGCAGTAGACAGACTCGCTTTCCTTGTCGACAAGTCTAAATCCATCAACCACCTTCTCCAAGTCCATGCCGTCCTCCTCCGCCATGGCCTCCACCATCACCCCGTCTTGAACTTCAAGCTTCAGCGTGCTTACTCCTCTATTGGTCGCCTCGACTATTCTCTAGCCCTTTTCGAACGTACCCATAACCGGAATGTGTTCTTCTGGACAGCCATTGTTCATGGCCACGCACAACGTGGTCTGCACGACCAAGCACTCTTCTACTACGCACAAATGCTGATTCATGATGTCGAACCCAATTGCTTCACCTTCTCTTCGCTCTTGAAATCCTGCCCGGTTGAACCTGGAAAGGCCCTTCATTCCCAAACGATCAGACTCGGGTTTGATTCGGATTCGTATGTTAGGACGGGCCTCGTTGATGTTTATGCTAGAGGGGGGGATCTGGTGTCCGCGCAACAGCTATTTGATACTATGCCTGAGAAGAGTTTGGTTTCTTTGACGGCTATgattacatgttatgccaagCACGGGGAGCTTGACAAGGCCCGAGTATTGTTCGAAGACATGGTGGACAGGGATGTGGTTTGTTGGAATGCGATCATTGATGGGTATGCTCAAAATGGGATGCCAAATGAGGCTTTGTTATTGTTTAGACAGATGTTGGCAGCGAGAGTTAAGCCTAACGAAGTGACTGTACTGGCTGCACTCTCTGCTTGTGGGCAGCTTGGAGCTTTGGAGTCTGGTAGATGGCTTCATTCTTATATTGAGAATAATAGGATTGACGTCAATGTTCATGTGGGTACCGCGTTGGTTGATATGTATAGCAAGTGTGGTAGTTTGGAGGATGGGCGTTTAGTTTTTGATAGGATCAAAGACAAGGATGTCGTGGCTTGGAACTCAATGATTGTAGGGTATGCAATGCATGGATTTAGCCGAGATGCTTTGCGGTTGTTTCATGAAATGTGTGCAGTTGGACACCACCCTTCTGCTATAACTTTCATTGGCATGTTGAGCGCTTGTAGCCATGCCGGTTTGATCAGCGAGGGATGGAGATTTTTCAATTCAATGAAAGATGTATATGGGATTGAACCTAAGATTGAGCACTATGGGTGTATGGTAAATCTTCTTGGCCGTGCTGGCCATTTAAATGAAGCATATTTGCTTGTCAAAGGCATGAAGACTGAGCCGGATCCTGTCTTATGGGGCACTTTGCTAGGGGCTTGCAGGCTCCATGGTAAGATTGCTTTGGGAGAGGAAATTGCAGAGTATCTGGTTGGCAAGAATCTTGCAAATTCAGGAACATATATTCTGCTTTCAAACATATATGCGGCCACCGGCAACTGGCAGGGGGTGGCAAGGGTGAGGACCTTGATGAAACTTAGTGGGGTCCAGAAGGAGCCTGGATGCAGCTCAATTGAAGTGAATAATATGGTGCACGAGTTTCTTGCCGGAGATAGGAGACACCCAAAAAGCAAGGAAATCTACATGATGTTAGACGAGATAAATAATTGGCTCAGAGCGCACGGTCACGCCCCACACACAGAAATAGTGCTACATGATCttggggagagagaaaaagagcaATCCCTTGAAGTTCACAGTGAGAAGCTAGCTATTGCTTTTGGGCTCATCAGTACTCAACCAGGAAGTACAATCAAGATTGTAAAGAACCTTCGGGTATGTCTGGACTGTCATGCTGTGACAAAGTTGATTTCAAAAATCACCGGACGTAAGATTGTAATGAGGGATCGAAACCGATTTCACCACTTTGTGAACGGTTCATGTTCTTGTGGTGATTACTGGTGA